In Falco cherrug isolate bFalChe1 chromosome 2, bFalChe1.pri, whole genome shotgun sequence, the following are encoded in one genomic region:
- the PRRG1 gene encoding transmembrane gamma-carboxyglutamic acid protein 1 isoform X2, whose product MDSVFLTEDKANSVLKRYPRANTFLEELKQGDIEHECREEICSYEEAREAFENEEKTKEFWKVYKNGLQGESNTGHTWRKCMKSVGSLQEV is encoded by the exons TGTTCTTAACAGAGGACAAAGCCAATTCTGTGTTAAAAAGATATCCAAGAGCCAACACATTTCTGGAAGAATTAAAGCAAGGTGACATAGAACATGAATGCAGAGAAGAAATCTGTAGCTatgaagaagcaagagaagcatttgaaaatgaggaaaaaacg AAGGAGTTCTGGAAAGTCTACAAAAATGGACTTCAGGGAGAAAGTAACACAGGACATACCTG GAGGAAATGTATGAAGTCAGTGGGCTCTCTCCAGGAGGTCTGA
- the PRRG1 gene encoding transmembrane gamma-carboxyglutamic acid protein 1 isoform X1, giving the protein MDSVFLTEDKANSVLKRYPRANTFLEELKQGDIEHECREEICSYEEAREAFENEEKTEEMYEVSGLSPGGLSYTDGRSDSISTRLSNCDPPPSYEEATGEISMRSETEQHLDPPPQYEDIVNSSSVTAIALSPVVTSTK; this is encoded by the exons TGTTCTTAACAGAGGACAAAGCCAATTCTGTGTTAAAAAGATATCCAAGAGCCAACACATTTCTGGAAGAATTAAAGCAAGGTGACATAGAACATGAATGCAGAGAAGAAATCTGTAGCTatgaagaagcaagagaagcatttgaaaatgaggaaaaaacg GAGGAAATGTATGAAGTCAGTGGGCTCTCTCCAGGAGGTCTGAGCTATACGGATGGGCGGTCAGACTCAATATCCACAAGGCTCTCAAACTGTGATCCTCCTCCTTCATACGAGGAAGCCACTGGTGAAATCAGCATGAGAAGTGAAACCGAGCAACATTTAGATCCACCCCCACAATACGAAGACATTGTGAATTCCAGTTCAGTCACTGCAATTGCACTATCTCCTGTTGTCACCAGTACTAAGTAA